In Arthrobacter citreus, a single genomic region encodes these proteins:
- the deoD gene encoding purine-nucleoside phosphorylase: MTTPHNTAKTEEIAKTVLMPGDPLRAKYIAETYLENPTQFNTVRNMFGYTGTYKGKQMSVMGSGMGMPSIGIYSYELYKFYDVENIIRVGSAGAYTDELNIHDIVLVESAWSQSTFAKTQAGVEGDIQYPCETLTNKIEETAKQINTPIVKGRIHSSDVFYYESSVPNFVDFYNDHKCICTEMESYALFHNAKVLGKNAASLLTISDSLVTHEEISAEARQTSFDKMMKLALEACL; this comes from the coding sequence ATGACAACACCACATAATACTGCTAAAACAGAAGAAATCGCAAAAACAGTTTTAATGCCAGGGGATCCACTACGTGCGAAATATATTGCGGAAACTTATCTAGAAAATCCAACTCAATTTAATACTGTACGTAATATGTTTGGCTATACAGGAACTTATAAAGGTAAACAAATGTCTGTAATGGGATCAGGAATGGGCATGCCAAGTATAGGAATTTATTCATACGAATTATATAAATTTTATGATGTAGAAAATATTATCCGTGTTGGTAGTGCAGGTGCTTATACAGATGAACTAAACATTCATGATATTGTGCTTGTAGAAAGCGCTTGGAGTCAATCAACATTTGCAAAAACTCAAGCAGGCGTAGAAGGTGACATTCAGTACCCTTGCGAAACCTTAACAAACAAAATTGAAGAAACTGCAAAACAGATTAATACTCCGATCGTTAAAGGAAGAATACATTCAAGTGATGTATTTTATTATGAAAGTTCAGTGCCAAATTTTGTTGATTTTTATAATGACCATAAGTGTATTTGTACTGAAATGGAAAGCTATGCACTTTTTCATAATGCGAAAGTATTAGGAAAGAACGCAGCTTCTTTACTTACAATTTCAGATTCTTTAGTTACTCATGAAGAGATTAGTGCTGAAGCAAGACAAACTTCATTCGATAAAATGATGAAACTTGCATTAGAAGCTTGTTTGTAA
- the glnA gene encoding type I glutamate--ammonia ligase, giving the protein MAKFTKEDIFRISKEQNVKYIRLQFTDLLGIIKNVEIPVSQLEKALDNKMMFDGSSIEGFVRIEESDMYLFPDLDTWVVFPWTAEKGKVARLICDIYNADGTPFEGDPRNNLKRMLKEMEALGFTDFNLGPEPEFFLFKLDEKGEPTLELNDKGGYFDLAPTDLGENCRRDIVLELEEMGFEIEASHHEVAPGQHEIDFKYAGAIKACDDIQTFKLVVKTIARKHGLHATFMPKPLFGVNGSGMHCNLSLFTNGKNAFYDESGELGLSETARHFIAGILKHAPNFTAVTNPTVNSYKRLVPGYEAPCYVAWSARNRSPLIRIPASRGLSTRVEVRSVDPAANPYLALSVLLAAGLDGIKNKLEAPAPVDRNIYVMSKEEREEVGIIDLPATLAAALDLLKTDEVIVGALGSHLFEHFVEAKEIEWDIFRTQVHPWERDQYMSVY; this is encoded by the coding sequence ATGGCTAAGTTTACTAAAGAAGATATTTTCCGTATTTCAAAAGAACAAAACGTAAAGTACATACGTTTACAATTTACGGATTTACTAGGAATTATCAAAAACGTTGAAATTCCAGTAAGTCAGCTTGAAAAAGCTTTAGATAATAAAATGATGTTTGACGGTTCTTCAATCGAAGGATTCGTTCGTATCGAAGAATCAGATATGTACTTATTCCCAGATTTAGACACTTGGGTAGTATTCCCATGGACTGCTGAAAAAGGAAAAGTAGCTCGTTTAATCTGTGATATCTACAATGCAGACGGTACTCCATTTGAAGGAGATCCTCGTAATAACTTAAAACGTATGTTAAAAGAAATGGAAGCTTTAGGCTTCACGGATTTCAACTTAGGACCTGAGCCAGAATTCTTTTTATTTAAATTAGATGAAAAAGGCGAACCAACTCTTGAATTAAACGATAAAGGTGGTTATTTCGACTTAGCTCCAACTGACCTAGGTGAAAACTGCCGTCGTGATATCGTTCTTGAACTTGAAGAAATGGGCTTTGAAATCGAAGCATCTCACCACGAAGTAGCTCCAGGACAACATGAAATTGATTTCAAATATGCTGGCGCAATCAAAGCTTGTGATGACATTCAAACATTTAAATTAGTTGTAAAAACAATCGCACGTAAACACGGTTTACATGCAACATTCATGCCAAAACCATTATTCGGTGTTAACGGATCAGGTATGCACTGTAACTTATCATTATTTACAAATGGCAAAAACGCATTCTACGATGAGTCTGGTGAATTAGGTTTAAGCGAAACTGCACGTCACTTTATCGCAGGTATCTTAAAACACGCACCAAACTTTACAGCTGTTACAAACCCAACTGTAAACTCATACAAACGTTTAGTACCAGGTTACGAAGCTCCATGTTACGTTGCTTGGTCTGCAAGAAACCGTAGTCCACTAATTCGTATTCCTGCATCTCGTGGTTTAAGCACACGTGTAGAAGTACGTTCAGTTGACCCAGCTGCAAACCCATACTTAGCATTATCAGTATTATTAGCAGCAGGCTTAGACGGAATTAAAAATAAATTAGAAGCTCCAGCTCCAGTAGACCGTAACATCTACGTTATGTCTAAAGAAGAGCGCGAAGAAGTTGGTATCATCGACTTACCAGCAACTTTAGCAGCTGCACTTGACCTATTAAAAACTGATGAAGTTATTGTAGGTGCTTTAGGATCTCACTTATTCGAACACTTTGTAGAAGCAAAAGAAATCGAATGGGATATCTTCCGAACTCAAGTTCACCCTTGGGAAAGAGATCAATACATGTCAGTGTATTAA
- a CDS encoding glutamine synthetase, whose protein sequence is MIKETILKSVDKYSLEFVQLFFTDIEGVFKHLELPITQIEKILNNETMFDGSSINGFTKIEASDMMLFPDLNTWKVDVTEKVGLFICDVHYPDGTPFEGDPRNVLKRAIEKATDKGFTSFNVGPEPEFFLFSKEGNQLVPNDNGGYFDVAPLDKTVTIRREVTKALQSLGLEVEALHHEVAIGQHEIDWKYAPGLQTADNIQLFKYTVKTIAEKHGLVATFMPKPIFGENGSGMHCHMSLGNDNGNVFYDQHDSIGLSETARQFIAGVLTHARANASVTNPTVNSYKRLVPGYEAPVYVAWSQSNRTCTIRIPAARGAGTRIEVRNPDPSANPYLALAVLLSAGLDGIERKLTPPSERSENLYKMDDVTRKAEGIETLPGSLLEAVAELENSEFLQQVLGKHVFYSFLQNKKEEWDAYRLRVSEWEKETYLNC, encoded by the coding sequence ATGATTAAAGAAACGATTTTAAAATCTGTTGATAAATATAGCCTTGAGTTTGTACAGTTATTTTTTACAGATATAGAAGGGGTATTCAAACATTTAGAACTACCGATTACTCAAATTGAAAAAATACTTAACAACGAAACTATGTTTGATGGCTCAAGTATTAATGGCTTCACGAAAATTGAAGCAAGTGACATGATGCTTTTTCCAGATTTGAATACTTGGAAAGTTGATGTTACAGAGAAAGTTGGACTTTTCATTTGTGATGTTCATTATCCTGATGGGACACCGTTTGAAGGTGATCCAAGAAATGTATTGAAACGTGCAATTGAAAAAGCAACTGATAAAGGATTTACTTCATTTAATGTCGGCCCTGAACCAGAATTCTTCTTATTTTCTAAAGAAGGAAATCAATTAGTGCCAAATGACAACGGTGGATATTTTGATGTAGCTCCCCTAGATAAAACAGTTACAATACGTCGTGAAGTTACGAAAGCACTTCAGTCACTAGGATTAGAAGTTGAGGCCTTACATCACGAAGTAGCAATCGGTCAACATGAGATCGATTGGAAATACGCACCAGGATTACAAACAGCTGATAATATTCAATTATTTAAATATACAGTTAAAACAATTGCTGAAAAACATGGTTTAGTTGCAACTTTTATGCCAAAACCAATATTCGGTGAAAATGGCTCAGGTATGCATTGTCATATGAGTCTAGGAAATGATAATGGTAATGTATTTTATGATCAACATGATTCAATTGGTTTATCTGAAACAGCTCGACAATTTATTGCAGGTGTATTAACACACGCTCGAGCGAATGCTTCAGTCACAAATCCAACTGTTAATTCATATAAACGTTTAGTTCCAGGTTATGAAGCACCAGTCTATGTAGCTTGGTCACAAAGTAATCGTACATGTACAATTCGTATACCAGCTGCAAGAGGTGCAGGTACTCGAATCGAAGTACGAAATCCAGATCCATCTGCAAATCCATATTTAGCTTTAGCTGTATTACTTTCTGCAGGATTGGATGGAATTGAAAGAAAATTAACTCCTCCATCTGAACGCAGTGAAAACTTGTATAAGATGGATGATGTAACAAGAAAAGCAGAAGGAATTGAAACATTACCTGGAAGCTTACTTGAAGCAGTTGCAGAACTAGAAAACAGTGAATTTTTACAGCAAGTTTTAGGGAAACACGTATTTTATTCCTTCCTTCAAAACAAAAAAGAAGAATGGGATGCATATCGACTGCGTGTATCAGAATGGGAAAAAGAAACATATTTAAACTGCTAA
- a CDS encoding MerR family transcriptional regulator, translating into MNDQVRRSTPLFPIGIVISLTELSARQIRYYEEHDLIRPARTEGNRRLFSFNDVDRLLEIKTFIEQGLNLAGIKEVLHLKSSEKSKETVVQQVIVEKSISDEQLRKMLRQELYQNGKLGKTSLRQGDMSRFFH; encoded by the coding sequence ATGAATGATCAAGTAAGACGCTCAACGCCACTTTTCCCGATTGGAATAGTCATTTCGTTAACTGAATTATCTGCAAGACAAATTCGATATTATGAAGAGCATGATTTAATTCGACCGGCACGTACTGAAGGTAATCGTAGATTATTTTCTTTCAACGACGTCGATCGATTATTAGAGATAAAAACATTTATCGAACAAGGCTTGAATTTAGCAGGAATTAAAGAAGTACTCCATTTAAAATCGTCAGAAAAATCCAAAGAAACTGTCGTGCAACAAGTTATAGTTGAAAAATCAATATCAGATGAACAGCTTCGAAAAATGCTTCGCCAAGAGTTATATCAAAATGGTAAATTAGGAAAAACTTCTCTACGCCAAGGAGATATGTCTCGATTCTTTCATTAA
- the mtnA gene encoding S-methyl-5-thioribose-1-phosphate isomerase codes for MTTLQQIPESLQWNGESLKILDQTKLPTEIYYFDATTLLDVREAIVKLQVRGAPAIGLAAAYGLYLGVREIQTEQIDEFHTQARVLADELISARPTAVNLAWAVERLIGASKEAKTVSEAKLIIMEEAIKLHVEDEATCKEIGENALTLLHNGAAVLTHCNAGSIATSRYGTALAPLHLAKEKGWEISAYATETRPVFQGARLTSWELNQSGIPVTLLTDNMVGYLLQNKKVDAVIVGADRITANGDTANKIGTLQLAILANFYQIPFYVAAPLSTIDTSIESGNEIVIEQRDRTEVTHIGNIQIAPEGINVLNPAFDVTPNELITAIITEKGIVSSNFKETFKGWEEV; via the coding sequence ATGACTACATTACAGCAAATACCCGAATCTTTACAATGGAACGGTGAGAGTTTAAAAATTTTAGATCAAACGAAATTACCAACTGAAATTTATTATTTTGATGCAACTACATTGCTTGATGTACGAGAAGCAATCGTTAAGCTACAAGTAAGAGGCGCACCTGCGATTGGTTTAGCAGCAGCTTATGGTCTATATTTAGGCGTTCGAGAAATTCAGACTGAACAGATCGATGAATTTCATACTCAAGCAAGAGTATTAGCTGATGAATTAATTAGCGCAAGACCTACTGCAGTAAATTTAGCTTGGGCGGTTGAAAGACTAATTGGAGCTAGTAAAGAAGCAAAGACAGTTTCTGAGGCTAAGTTAATCATTATGGAAGAAGCGATCAAACTACATGTAGAAGATGAAGCGACTTGCAAGGAAATTGGTGAAAACGCTTTAACATTATTGCATAATGGAGCGGCTGTATTGACACATTGTAATGCAGGTAGTATTGCTACAAGCCGATATGGTACAGCGCTTGCGCCATTGCACTTAGCAAAAGAAAAAGGCTGGGAAATTTCTGCGTATGCAACAGAAACAAGACCAGTATTTCAAGGCGCAAGACTTACATCTTGGGAGCTAAACCAAAGCGGTATCCCAGTTACATTACTAACTGATAATATGGTCGGCTACTTATTACAAAATAAAAAAGTGGACGCAGTCATTGTTGGAGCTGATCGTATTACTGCAAATGGTGACACTGCAAATAAAATTGGAACATTACAATTAGCGATATTAGCAAACTTTTATCAAATTCCATTTTATGTAGCTGCGCCTTTATCAACAATCGATACATCAATCGAATCAGGTAATGAAATTGTCATCGAACAACGCGACCGAACGGAAGTAACACATATCGGAAATATTCAAATTGCACCTGAAGGAATTAATGTTCTTAACCCAGCATTTGATGTAACACCGAATGAACTAATAACAGCAATTATTACAGAAAAGGGAATTGTTTCGAGTAATTTTAAAGAAACATTCAAAGGTTGGGAAGAAGTTTAA
- a CDS encoding S-methyl-5-thioribose kinase — protein sequence MTVIQRKEYRPLTEATAITYLQKLGYFTNELCESVEIGDGNLNLVFKVTPVGSEKGLIIKQALPYAKVVGESWPLTLNRATIESNATKIYNDLIPLHSPEILEHDEEQAVTVMEDLSHLQILRKGLIEKKSYPFLAEHIGDFLAKSLFFTSDLGTTPAKKKELEYLFNNPELCDITENLVYTDPYFNCETNSYEAELTEVIQELWNDEALQIEVAKLKLDFLSKKEALLHGDLHTGSIFVSATETKVIDPEFAFVGPIGFDLGQIQANLIFQLFSRTEQKEEIVEHILNIEKVFNETFIRLWEEHSVRPFNQQALIKEKLEGYWVDAIGVIGCELIRRSIGLAHVEDIDSLEENQKIQVKKKVLKFGAFCIKNRFNINNIGNLIIGLEK from the coding sequence ATGACTGTCATTCAAAGAAAAGAATATAGACCTTTAACAGAGGCAACTGCAATTACTTATTTACAAAAATTAGGTTATTTTACAAATGAATTATGTGAAAGTGTAGAGATCGGCGATGGAAATTTAAACTTAGTTTTCAAAGTTACACCAGTAGGAAGCGAAAAAGGCTTAATCATAAAACAAGCTTTACCTTATGCAAAAGTTGTTGGTGAAAGCTGGCCTCTGACATTAAATAGAGCAACAATCGAGAGTAATGCAACAAAAATATATAATGATTTAATTCCATTACATTCACCGGAAATTTTAGAACATGATGAAGAGCAAGCTGTAACAGTAATGGAAGACCTTTCACATTTACAAATTTTACGAAAAGGCTTAATTGAGAAAAAGAGTTACCCGTTTTTGGCAGAACATATCGGTGATTTTTTAGCAAAATCGTTATTTTTTACTTCTGATCTCGGAACAACTCCAGCTAAGAAAAAAGAGCTAGAGTATCTATTTAACAATCCAGAACTTTGTGATATAACAGAAAATCTTGTTTATACTGACCCATACTTTAACTGCGAAACAAACAGTTATGAAGCAGAGCTAACAGAAGTAATTCAAGAACTTTGGAATGATGAAGCTCTACAAATAGAAGTAGCAAAGTTAAAATTAGACTTTTTATCAAAAAAAGAAGCGTTATTACACGGAGATTTACATACAGGAAGTATTTTCGTGTCTGCAACAGAAACAAAAGTTATTGACCCAGAGTTTGCGTTTGTAGGACCAATCGGGTTTGATTTAGGTCAAATTCAAGCGAATTTAATTTTTCAACTTTTCAGCCGAACTGAGCAAAAAGAAGAAATTGTTGAACATATTTTAAACATTGAAAAAGTTTTTAATGAAACATTTATTCGATTATGGGAAGAGCATAGTGTTAGACCATTTAACCAACAGGCTCTAATTAAAGAAAAATTAGAGGGGTACTGGGTGGACGCAATTGGAGTAATTGGATGCGAATTAATCCGAAGAAGTATCGGTCTTGCTCATGTTGAAGATATTGATTCACTTGAGGAAAATCAAAAAATTCAAGTAAAGAAAAAAGTCTTAAAATTCGGAGCATTTTGCATTAAAAATAGATTTAATATTAACAATATTGGTAATTTAATAATTGGATTGGAGAAATAA
- a CDS encoding carbon-nitrogen family hydrolase — protein MKIACIQSDVILGKSRANFENMKSKIIEAVKENVEVIVLPELWTTGYCLEEIGLHTADQEEIISELQLIAKSNNVTLICGSFPIARENGVTNTLIVISKTGEIVKTYDKIHLFQLMNEHHYLQAGETDGLFEIYGLTAAGFVCYDLRFPEWIGAHSQKGAKVLFFVAEWPIQRMNHWETLLKARAIENQCYVVACNRVGKDLANTFGGGSMIIDPWGEVISKGSPNEEIIFGEIDPKKVDEIRGTIPIFEDRREGIYKKLQKSN, from the coding sequence TTGAAAATTGCTTGCATTCAATCTGACGTTATTTTAGGCAAATCAAGAGCTAATTTTGAGAATATGAAATCTAAAATTATTGAGGCTGTAAAAGAAAATGTAGAGGTAATTGTATTACCGGAGTTATGGACAACAGGCTATTGTTTGGAAGAAATTGGATTGCATACTGCTGATCAAGAGGAAATTATTTCTGAACTCCAGTTAATAGCAAAATCAAATAATGTAACGTTAATTTGTGGATCATTTCCAATTGCGCGAGAAAATGGTGTCACCAATACTTTAATTGTTATAAGCAAAACAGGTGAAATCGTTAAAACGTATGATAAAATTCATTTGTTCCAGCTAATGAACGAGCATCACTATCTTCAAGCAGGTGAGACCGATGGGCTTTTTGAAATTTATGGTTTAACTGCCGCAGGTTTTGTTTGTTATGATTTGCGTTTCCCAGAATGGATCGGAGCTCATTCTCAAAAAGGCGCAAAAGTATTATTTTTTGTTGCAGAATGGCCAATTCAACGAATGAATCATTGGGAAACATTATTAAAAGCAAGAGCAATTGAAAATCAATGCTATGTCGTAGCATGTAATCGAGTAGGTAAGGATTTAGCGAATACTTTTGGAGGAGGCTCGATGATAATCGATCCTTGGGGAGAAGTAATTTCAAAAGGTAGTCCGAATGAGGAAATCATTTTTGGCGAAATTGATCCTAAAAAAGTCGATGAAATACGCGGTACAATCCCAATCTTCGAAGACAGAAGAGAAGGAATCTATAAAAAATTACAAAAAAGTAATTGA
- a CDS encoding pyridoxal phosphate-dependent aminotransferase encodes MINLNHNKLLNNLPKQFFASLVQKVNESINKGHDVINLGQGNPDQPTPDHIIKALQQSVENPTTHRYSPFRGMSTLKKAVVEFYKREYDVDLDPEEEVAILFGGKAGLVELPLCLCDEGDTILVPDPGYPDYLSGISLSKTVPYMLPLLEQNQFLPDYSLIPQKVLDASKILFINYPNNPTGAIATEEFFKHTVELARNNHITVCHDFAYGAFGFDGKKPLSYLQTPGAKECGIEIYTLSKTYNMAGWRIGFAVGNKEVISAINLLQDHLYVSIFPAVQEAAAVALTESQESVKKLLALYEDRRNVFISGCHEIGWEVTAPAGSFFAWLKIPSGFTSQEFADFLLEKAHIAVAPGNGFGEFGEGYVRVGLLSDSERLKEAVTRLKEIELFSKFNV; translated from the coding sequence GTGATTAACTTGAATCATAATAAACTATTAAACAATTTACCTAAACAATTTTTTGCATCACTCGTTCAAAAAGTCAATGAGTCAATCAATAAAGGTCATGATGTGATAAATCTTGGTCAAGGAAATCCAGATCAACCAACACCAGACCATATTATAAAAGCGTTGCAGCAATCTGTTGAAAATCCAACAACTCATCGTTATTCACCTTTTAGAGGGATGAGTACATTAAAAAAAGCTGTTGTAGAATTTTATAAACGCGAGTATGATGTTGACTTAGACCCAGAAGAAGAAGTGGCTATTTTATTTGGCGGAAAAGCTGGATTAGTAGAGTTACCACTTTGTTTATGTGACGAAGGAGATACGATTTTAGTTCCAGACCCAGGATACCCTGACTATTTATCTGGTATTTCTCTTTCTAAAACGGTACCTTATATGCTTCCGTTACTTGAGCAAAATCAATTTTTACCAGATTATAGCTTAATTCCTCAGAAAGTTTTAGATGCTAGTAAAATTTTATTTATTAATTATCCAAATAACCCTACTGGTGCAATCGCAACAGAAGAATTTTTTAAACATACTGTGGAGTTAGCAAGAAATAATCATATTACAGTTTGCCATGATTTTGCATACGGTGCTTTTGGATTTGATGGCAAAAAACCATTAAGTTATCTTCAAACTCCTGGTGCAAAAGAGTGTGGTATTGAAATTTATACACTTTCTAAAACTTATAATATGGCTGGTTGGAGAATCGGTTTTGCAGTTGGTAATAAAGAGGTCATTTCAGCTATTAATCTATTACAGGACCATCTTTACGTTAGTATTTTCCCAGCTGTTCAAGAGGCTGCCGCTGTTGCATTAACAGAATCTCAAGAAAGTGTGAAAAAATTATTAGCACTTTATGAAGATCGCAGAAATGTCTTTATTAGCGGTTGTCATGAAATTGGTTGGGAAGTAACAGCCCCAGCAGGTTCCTTCTTTGCTTGGTTAAAAATTCCTTCAGGATTTACCTCACAAGAATTTGCAGATTTTTTACTTGAAAAGGCACATATTGCAGTTGCTCCTGGGAATGGTTTTGGCGAATTCGGTGAAGGTTATGTAAGAGTCGGTCTATTATCAGATAGCGAAAGACTAAAGGAAGCGGTTACTAGATTAAAAGAAATCGAATTATTTTCAAAATTTAATGTTTGA
- a CDS encoding 2,3-diketo-5-methylthiopentyl-1-phosphate enolase, which produces MSGIIATYQVYDKNHNLEKKAESIALGLTVGSWTTLPQNDQIQLQKHKGKVLSIHEVECEENVINFLGDKPTKGIIEIYYPSLNFSADIPAILTTVFGKLSLDGEIKLIDLNFTDDLLSLFPGPKFGIKGIREKLDVYDRPLLMSIFKSIIGRDIPYISEELKKQALGGVDLIKDDEILFDTITSITDRVTHGKNILNQVYEKTGHKTLYAVNLTGRTYELKEKALRAAEAGADVFLLNVFSYGIDVLQGLVEDPSINVPIMAHPAVSGAFTASPIYGIDAGLLLGKLLRIAGADFSLFPSPYGSVALQKETALKIAENLTESNGLKETFPVPSAGIHPALVPQLIQDFGIEQVINAGGGIHGHPDGPIGGGNAFREAISATLSGVELKDYALPNTSLEKALQLWG; this is translated from the coding sequence ATGAGTGGAATAATAGCAACTTACCAAGTTTACGATAAAAATCACAATTTAGAAAAAAAGGCAGAGTCAATCGCACTTGGTTTGACAGTTGGTTCTTGGACGACTTTACCACAAAACGATCAAATCCAATTGCAAAAACATAAAGGCAAGGTACTTTCTATTCACGAAGTTGAGTGTGAAGAAAATGTCATTAACTTTTTAGGCGATAAACCGACAAAAGGAATTATTGAAATCTACTATCCTAGTTTAAATTTTTCAGCTGATATTCCAGCAATTTTAACAACTGTTTTCGGAAAACTTTCACTTGATGGGGAAATCAAACTAATTGATTTAAATTTTACTGATGACTTATTAAGTCTGTTTCCTGGACCAAAATTTGGTATAAAAGGTATTCGAGAAAAATTGGACGTATATGATCGCCCTTTATTAATGAGCATTTTCAAATCAATCATTGGTAGAGATATTCCATACATTTCGGAAGAATTAAAAAAACAAGCATTAGGTGGCGTCGATTTAATAAAAGATGACGAGATTCTTTTTGACACAATCACATCAATAACTGACCGTGTCACTCACGGGAAAAATATTTTGAATCAAGTCTACGAAAAAACAGGACACAAAACTTTATATGCGGTGAATTTAACTGGCCGTACATATGAGTTAAAGGAAAAAGCGTTACGTGCAGCTGAGGCGGGTGCCGATGTATTTTTATTAAATGTATTTTCTTATGGAATTGATGTACTTCAAGGTTTAGTAGAAGATCCTTCAATCAATGTTCCAATTATGGCTCACCCTGCTGTTTCAGGAGCTTTTACTGCATCGCCGATTTACGGAATTGATGCTGGCTTATTACTTGGTAAACTTTTACGAATTGCAGGTGCCGACTTTAGCTTATTTCCATCACCATACGGTTCAGTTGCATTACAAAAAGAAACAGCATTAAAAATCGCCGAAAATTTAACAGAATCAAATGGATTAAAAGAAACATTCCCAGTTCCATCTGCGGGAATTCACCCAGCGCTTGTACCTCAATTAATTCAAGATTTTGGAATAGAGCAAGTCATAAACGCCGGTGGTGGTATTCACGGTCATCCAGATGGTCCGATTGGTGGAGGAAATGCATTTAGAGAAGCGATATCTGCTACTTTATCTGGTGTTGAATTAAAGGATTATGCACTTCCAAATACATCACTTGAGAAAGCATTACAACTTTGGGGGTAA
- a CDS encoding 2-hydroxy-3-keto-5-methylthiopentenyl-1-phosphate phosphatase, whose protein sequence is MAIKIFCDFDGTITEGDNIVNLVKQFAPPSVSELTSEVLNGNISIREGVEKMFATIPSTKKQEMTDFVIDRTVIRDGINDFIQFVNDQQIELKVVSGGLDFFVHPILAEYLPPSAILCNRTDFTGSTVKIHWDHSCDTLCSNDCGMCKPSVKRKFSESNDFIIVIGDSITDLQIAKEANLIFARDFLKNKCEELSLPYIPFENFYDIRASLEKEVLV, encoded by the coding sequence ATGGCAATAAAGATTTTTTGTGATTTTGATGGAACGATTACCGAAGGAGATAATATCGTCAATTTAGTTAAGCAATTTGCTCCTCCTTCAGTAAGCGAATTAACAAGCGAAGTATTAAATGGCAATATATCGATTCGTGAAGGAGTCGAGAAAATGTTCGCTACAATCCCTTCAACGAAAAAACAAGAAATGACTGATTTTGTAATCGATCGTACAGTCATTCGAGATGGTATTAACGATTTTATTCAATTTGTAAATGATCAACAAATTGAGTTAAAGGTTGTTAGTGGCGGCTTAGACTTTTTCGTTCATCCTATTTTAGCAGAGTACCTTCCACCTTCTGCTATTTTATGTAATCGTACTGACTTTACAGGTTCAACTGTAAAAATTCATTGGGATCATTCATGTGATACATTGTGTTCGAATGACTGTGGAATGTGCAAGCCTTCTGTTAAGAGAAAATTTAGTGAATCAAATGATTTTATTATAGTCATTGGAGATTCAATTACTGACTTACAAATTGCAAAAGAAGCTAATTTGATTTTTGCAAGAGATTTCTTAAAGAATAAATGCGAGGAACTTTCCCTTCCGTATATTCCTTTTGAAAACTTCTATGATATCCGAGCTTCACTAGAGAAGGAGGTACTAGTATGA
- a CDS encoding methylthioribulose 1-phosphate dehydratase has product MKDFFKHYDEIREVKKVLADRDWFLGTSGNLSIKVNDEPLNFLVTTSGKDKTKHTYDDFLLVNEFDQSVWDDSKKPSAEAILHRLIYQNTNAKCVLHVHTLANNFITKDFPYQDELSFSGIEIIKALGLWEEDAEITVPIIKNHAHIPTLANEFLPHIKNDHGAVLIHNHGITVWAESAFEAKKHLEAYEFLFQYALQGIQKNLFIKN; this is encoded by the coding sequence ATGAAGGACTTTTTCAAACATTATGATGAAATCCGCGAAGTAAAAAAAGTACTTGCTGACCGTGATTGGTTTTTAGGAACTAGTGGAAATTTATCAATTAAAGTAAATGACGAACCTTTAAACTTCCTAGTTACAACTAGTGGTAAAGATAAAACAAAACATACGTATGACGATTTTTTACTCGTGAATGAATTTGATCAATCTGTTTGGGATGATTCAAAGAAACCTTCAGCTGAAGCAATTTTGCATCGTTTAATTTATCAAAATACGAATGCTAAATGTGTTCTTCATGTACACACTTTAGCAAATAACTTTATAACAAAAGATTTTCCATACCAAGATGAGTTATCTTTTTCAGGTATCGAAATTATAAAAGCATTAGGATTATGGGAAGAAGATGCAGAAATTACAGTTCCAATTATTAAAAATCATGCACATATCCCTACCCTAGCAAATGAGTTTCTTCCACATATTAAGAACGATCATGGAGCAGTCCTAATTCATAATCACGGTATTACAGTGTGGGCAGAATCAGCATTTGAAGCGAAGAAGCATTTAGAAGCTTATGAGTTTCTATTCCAATACGCATTACAAGGCATACAAAAAAATTTATTTATTAAAAATTAA